Genomic segment of bacterium:
GACGCCTACCTCGGCCTCGTCGGCGGCAGCGTCGAAGACCCCGACCTCGAATTCTTCCCCATCTGGGACGACAGGATATGCCTCTACGCCTCCGCGAAAGCCGAATTTCCCGAAACCGTCACCTTGCAGGAGCTTGCCGCCCTACCCCTCGTCATGCGCGAGGAGGGCTCGGCCTCGCGGCTCACCGTGCAAAACGCCCTCAAGGCGGCGGGGCTGGAGATGAATTCCATGGAAGTGGTCGCGGAACTCGGCTCCACCACCGCCGTCAAAAAGGCGGTGGCCGCAGGGATAGGCGCATCTTTTCTGTCGGGGATTTCGGCTTTGGAGGAACTTGAAGCGGGGCTGTTCAGGAAGATCGAAGTAACGGGGCTTGCGCCCATCGAACGCAGATTCTACCTCGTCCGCCACAGAAGGCGCGAACTCCCACCCTCGGCGCGGGCCTTTTGCGAGTATGCGCTACAGAAAGCAGCGAGTTGTTTTAATTAGGGAATCGTGTGGCGCGTTACGGCTTGCGCCTAACGCATCCAACACGGCTTAAACACAACGTATCATATAACAAGGATTTATATGAATTATACACAATGCTCATCATAAAATTTTCTGTCGCATAACATTAAAAATATATCAAAATCATCTGAACTAATATTATTGTGTTTGCTAATCTCGATAGCAGATTTAAGACTTTTATTTTTGACGAAATGTGGATTTTTTAAACAATACCAGCACTGAAACACCAGTCCCTCAT
This window contains:
- a CDS encoding LysR family transcriptional regulator, producing MMFRHLEAFVETARTGSVTLAAETLLVTQPTVSGQLRELEEELGVALFNRLPRGVELSEAGKRFLPRAKEILSARKKLLEEASDYKGLLSGTLELHASNVPGEYLLPVCIAHFKKAHPSLRIVMKIHDSRETIEAIQRGDAYLGLVGGSVEDPDLEFFPIWDDRICLYASAKAEFPETVTLQELAALPLVMREEGSASRLTVQNALKAAGLEMNSMEVVAELGSTTAVKKAVAAGIGASFLSGISALEELEAGLFRKIEVTGLAPIERRFYLVRHRRRELPPSARAFCEYALQKAASCFN